One genomic region from Streptomyces sp. NBC_01431 encodes:
- a CDS encoding alpha/beta fold hydrolase, with protein sequence MTISERPMPHLEGAAHRHVTVRGVRLHLAEFGSGDPVVLLHGFPQHWYAWRRVVPLLAGGHRLICVDLRGFGWSEQSRSGYDTDSLAADVIALLDQLGLDQAVLVAHNWSAGVGFRVCQRAPERVRAFLALNMMHPWTRHRDMLPNLWRMWFTAFIEYPVLGRLVLRHWPAFTRHLMRRSVGGPGPWSEAELTEFTEATQFSAHAWQSLFWQYVVRDIPAGVRGIHRRTRLTVPTRVLGGALDPVFPPALLRGKPYADDLTVRIVPGAGHHLPEERPELVAEELLKLIAANPGGADGGSQPGGDAGA encoded by the coding sequence ATGACCATCAGCGAACGTCCGATGCCGCACCTCGAAGGCGCCGCGCACCGGCATGTGACGGTGCGTGGCGTCCGGCTGCACCTGGCGGAGTTCGGCAGCGGCGATCCCGTCGTGCTGCTGCACGGCTTTCCGCAGCACTGGTACGCCTGGCGCCGCGTCGTACCGCTGCTCGCCGGGGGGCACCGGCTGATCTGTGTCGATCTGCGCGGCTTCGGCTGGTCCGAGCAGAGCCGCAGCGGGTACGACACCGATTCCCTGGCCGCCGACGTCATCGCCCTGCTGGACCAACTCGGCCTGGACCAGGCCGTGTTGGTGGCCCACAACTGGAGCGCCGGTGTCGGCTTCCGGGTCTGCCAGCGGGCCCCGGAGCGCGTCCGCGCCTTCCTCGCCCTCAACATGATGCACCCGTGGACCCGCCACCGCGACATGCTGCCGAACCTGTGGCGGATGTGGTTCACCGCGTTCATCGAGTACCCGGTCCTCGGCCGCCTCGTCCTGCGCCACTGGCCCGCCTTCACCCGCCACCTGATGCGACGGTCGGTGGGCGGCCCCGGGCCGTGGAGCGAGGCGGAGCTGACGGAGTTCACCGAGGCCACCCAGTTCTCGGCGCATGCCTGGCAGTCGCTGTTCTGGCAGTACGTCGTACGGGACATCCCGGCCGGTGTCCGCGGCATCCACCGCAGGACCCGCCTCACCGTGCCGACCCGCGTCCTCGGCGGTGCACTCGACCCGGTGTTCCCTCCGGCGCTGCTGCGCGGCAAGCCGTACGCCGACGATCTGACGGTACGGATCGTGCCGGGCGCGGGGCACCATCTGCCCGAGGAACGACCGGAGTTGGTGGCCGAGGAGCTGCTCAAGCTGATCGCGGCGAACCCGGGCGGCGCGGACGGCGGGTCCCAGCCGGGAGGGGACGCCGGAGCCTGA
- a CDS encoding RNA polymerase sigma factor: MDDDIRPWDAAAPLVRAAQRGDALAMDDLLGLITPYVTRLCAPIAPGDTADAVQESLIAVFRGLRGLRDPLAFYGWVRALTVREAVRVARRSAGESPAEPAEVARLRDLLPQADTLQLSCEIRDLLARMPVQQRTVLVLRELEGLDERAMAELLDVPEGTVKSRLSRARSSFRKAWTW; this comes from the coding sequence ATGGACGACGACATACGCCCCTGGGACGCCGCCGCGCCGCTCGTGCGGGCGGCGCAGCGCGGTGACGCGCTGGCCATGGACGATCTGCTGGGACTCATCACGCCGTACGTCACCCGGCTGTGCGCGCCCATCGCGCCGGGCGACACGGCCGACGCCGTGCAGGAGTCGCTGATCGCCGTGTTCCGGGGCCTGCGCGGGCTGCGGGACCCGCTCGCGTTCTACGGCTGGGTGCGCGCCCTCACCGTGCGGGAGGCCGTGCGGGTGGCGCGGCGCAGCGCGGGGGAGAGCCCGGCCGAACCCGCGGAGGTGGCCCGGCTGCGTGACCTGCTGCCGCAGGCCGACACCCTTCAACTCTCTTGCGAGATAAGGGACTTGCTGGCCAGGATGCCCGTTCAGCAGCGCACCGTCCTGGTGCTGCGCGAGCTGGAGGGGCTGGACGAGCGCGCCATGGCCGAGCTGCTCGACGTACCCGAGGGCACCGTGAAGTCACGGCTGAGCAGGGCCCGTTCCTCCTTCCGGAAGGCGTGGACGTGGTGA
- a CDS encoding nitroreductase family protein, whose amino-acid sequence MPTPTEQHWSPTHGEAYRPVPYRPQRMPTAETLARAAELRARMGERRTVRHFSTDPVPEQAVRDAVACAATAPSGAHQQPWTFVLVKNPDVRRRIREAAEEEERISYDGRLGEEWLAALRPIGTDAVKTHLTDAPALLVVFQQRYWLADDGTKHKHYYVDESVGIAVGMLLSALHQCGLAALVHTPSPMRFLSEVLERPTNEKAFAVIPVGYPADDCEVPDLVRKSLDQVLTEV is encoded by the coding sequence ATGCCCACACCCACCGAGCAGCACTGGTCCCCCACCCACGGCGAGGCGTACCGGCCCGTCCCCTACCGGCCGCAGCGGATGCCCACCGCCGAGACCCTCGCGCGGGCCGCGGAGTTGCGTGCGCGCATGGGCGAGCGCCGCACCGTGCGCCACTTCTCCACCGATCCGGTCCCCGAGCAGGCCGTTCGCGACGCGGTCGCCTGCGCCGCGACCGCGCCGTCCGGCGCACACCAGCAACCGTGGACGTTCGTGCTGGTCAAGAACCCGGACGTGCGGCGTCGGATACGCGAGGCGGCCGAGGAGGAGGAGCGGATCTCCTACGACGGGCGGCTCGGCGAGGAGTGGCTCGCGGCGCTGCGGCCGATCGGCACGGACGCCGTGAAGACCCACCTCACCGATGCCCCGGCCCTGCTCGTGGTCTTCCAGCAGCGCTACTGGCTGGCCGACGACGGCACCAAGCACAAGCACTACTACGTCGACGAGTCGGTCGGCATCGCCGTCGGCATGCTGCTCTCCGCCCTCCACCAGTGCGGCCTGGCAGCCCTGGTCCACACGCCGAGCCCCATGCGCTTCCTGTCCGAGGTCCTTGAGCGGCCCACGAACGAGAAGGCGTTCGCGGTGATCCCGGTCGGCTATCCGGCCGACGACTGCGAAGTCCCGGACCTGGTCCGCAAGTCGCTCGACCAGGTCCTGACCGAGGTCTGA
- the pruA gene encoding L-glutamate gamma-semialdehyde dehydrogenase yields the protein MDAVTQVPAPVNEPVHGYAPGSPERARLEAKLKELAESPVDLPMTINGAKRMGGGERFDVVQPHNHKAVIGTYANATTQDAQDAIDAALAAAPAWRAMSFDDRAAIILRAAELLAGPWRETLAASTMLGQSKTAQQAEIDTPCELVDFWRFNVHYARNLLAEQPPANSPGVWNRMDHRPLEGFVYAITPFNFTAIAGNLPTAPALMGNVVVWKPSPTQTHAAVLLMQLLEEAGLPKGVINLVTGDGLAVSEVALNHRDLAGIHFTGSTKTFQHLWKTVGTNIEKYRTYPRLVGETGGKDFVVAHPSADRAVLKTALTRGSFEYQGQKCSASSRAYVPASIWNSGFKEEFAAEVDGISMGDVTDLSNFIGAVIDERSFAKNKAAIDRAKADPSCTIVAGGTYDDSVGYFVRPTVIECTDPANEVFTTEYFGPILAIHVYEDDQYDAMLEQMESASDYALTGAVISNDRAAAAYTMDKLRYAAGNFYINDKSTGAVVGQQPFGGGRASGTNDKAGAPQNLMRWTLTRAIKETLVPPTDYTYPHMG from the coding sequence ATGGACGCTGTGACCCAGGTCCCCGCCCCGGTCAACGAGCCGGTGCACGGCTACGCCCCTGGTTCCCCGGAGCGCGCCCGTCTGGAAGCCAAGCTCAAGGAGCTGGCCGAGAGCCCCGTCGACCTGCCGATGACCATCAACGGTGCGAAGCGGATGGGCGGCGGCGAGCGCTTCGACGTCGTGCAGCCGCACAACCACAAGGCCGTCATCGGCACGTACGCCAACGCCACCACGCAGGACGCCCAGGACGCGATCGACGCCGCGCTCGCCGCCGCCCCGGCCTGGCGCGCGATGTCGTTCGACGACCGCGCTGCGATCATCCTGCGCGCCGCCGAGCTGCTCGCCGGACCCTGGCGCGAGACGCTGGCCGCCTCCACGATGCTCGGTCAGTCGAAGACCGCCCAGCAGGCCGAGATCGACACCCCGTGCGAGCTCGTCGACTTCTGGCGCTTCAACGTCCACTACGCCCGCAACCTGCTCGCCGAGCAGCCCCCGGCGAACTCCCCGGGCGTGTGGAACCGCATGGACCACCGGCCGCTCGAAGGCTTCGTCTACGCGATCACGCCGTTCAACTTCACGGCCATCGCGGGCAACCTGCCGACCGCGCCGGCCCTGATGGGCAACGTCGTCGTGTGGAAGCCGTCCCCGACGCAGACCCATGCCGCCGTGCTGCTCATGCAGCTCCTGGAGGAGGCGGGCCTGCCCAAGGGCGTCATCAACCTCGTCACCGGTGACGGCCTGGCCGTCTCCGAGGTCGCGCTGAACCACCGCGACCTGGCGGGCATCCACTTCACGGGTTCGACCAAGACCTTCCAGCACCTGTGGAAGACCGTCGGCACGAACATCGAGAAGTACCGCACCTACCCGCGTCTGGTCGGCGAGACCGGCGGCAAGGACTTCGTGGTGGCGCACCCCAGCGCCGACCGCGCCGTCCTGAAGACCGCGCTGACCCGCGGTTCCTTCGAGTACCAGGGCCAGAAGTGCTCCGCGTCCTCGCGCGCCTACGTCCCGGCCTCGATCTGGAACTCCGGCTTCAAGGAGGAGTTCGCGGCCGAGGTCGACGGCATCTCCATGGGTGACGTCACCGACCTGTCGAACTTCATCGGCGCCGTCATCGACGAGCGTTCGTTCGCGAAGAACAAGGCCGCGATCGACCGTGCGAAGGCCGACCCGTCCTGCACGATCGTCGCGGGCGGCACCTACGACGACTCGGTGGGCTACTTCGTCCGCCCGACCGTCATCGAGTGCACCGACCCGGCGAACGAGGTCTTCACGACCGAGTACTTCGGCCCGATCCTGGCGATCCACGTCTACGAGGACGACCAGTACGACGCGATGCTGGAGCAGATGGAGTCGGCCTCCGACTACGCGCTGACCGGCGCCGTGATCTCCAACGACCGTGCGGCGGCGGCGTACACGATGGACAAGCTCCGCTACGCGGCGGGCAACTTCTACATCAACGACAAGTCGACCGGCGCCGTCGTCGGCCAGCAGCCCTTCGGTGGCGGCCGCGCGTCCGGCACCAACGACAAGGCCGGCGCCCCCCAGAACCTGATGCGCTGGACGCTGACCCGCGCCATCAAGGAGACCCTGGTCCCGCCGACCGACTACACGTACCCGCACATGGGCTGA
- a CDS encoding PucR family transcriptional regulator: MKGDYQDLVDEISALLGAPATLENRDFGLIAFGAHDSDSDFSELTLDPVRTSSILTRKSTPAVRAWFEGFGIARATGPVRIPAAPDAGVFRGRVCLPVRHRGVALGYVWLLDAEPGPAEDKLAAAMEVAARIGVLLADEAQAGADLSREFRAALTAERGSGRDAATAALGRALGPDAQGLHALVCVVPWLGEDAPSVRTVPGAAAACTVPGPDAGAGRGGGLVLAALVRLRSPDALAPARTAAERLRGGAGAGSGAGIAHPRRGLAELALARQEATSAARAAVAEPRLGPVAQWSEIGPYRLLTELSAHASQDPAVRALLTPSNTELARSAEVFLDCAGQAGRAAATLGIHRQTLYYRLSRIEHLTGLDLDQGEDRLLLHMALKAARL; this comes from the coding sequence GTGAAAGGCGACTACCAGGACCTGGTCGATGAGATCTCGGCGCTGCTCGGCGCCCCCGCGACGCTGGAGAACCGGGATTTCGGGCTGATCGCCTTCGGAGCGCACGACTCGGACAGCGACTTCAGCGAACTGACCCTGGACCCGGTCCGCACCAGTTCGATCCTGACCCGGAAGTCGACGCCCGCCGTGCGGGCCTGGTTCGAGGGCTTCGGCATCGCCCGCGCCACCGGCCCGGTCCGCATCCCGGCCGCCCCCGACGCGGGCGTCTTCCGCGGCCGCGTCTGTCTTCCGGTGCGCCATCGGGGCGTCGCCCTCGGATACGTCTGGCTGCTCGACGCCGAGCCGGGGCCCGCCGAGGACAAGCTCGCCGCGGCGATGGAGGTGGCCGCCCGGATCGGGGTGCTGCTCGCCGACGAGGCGCAGGCCGGCGCGGACCTCTCCCGCGAGTTCCGGGCGGCGCTGACCGCGGAGCGCGGCAGCGGGCGCGACGCGGCGACGGCGGCTCTGGGACGCGCGCTCGGCCCGGACGCGCAGGGCCTGCACGCGCTGGTGTGCGTGGTGCCGTGGCTCGGCGAGGACGCCCCTTCGGTGCGTACGGTGCCGGGGGCGGCGGCGGCGTGCACGGTGCCGGGGCCCGACGCCGGCGCGGGCCGGGGTGGGGGGCTCGTGCTGGCCGCGCTTGTGCGGCTGCGGTCGCCGGACGCGCTCGCGCCGGCCCGGACCGCGGCGGAGCGCCTGCGCGGCGGTGCGGGGGCGGGGTCCGGGGCCGGGATCGCGCACCCCCGCCGCGGTCTCGCCGAACTCGCTCTCGCCCGGCAGGAGGCAACCTCCGCCGCACGTGCGGCAGTTGCCGAGCCCCGGCTCGGGCCGGTGGCCCAATGGTCGGAGATCGGCCCGTACCGGCTCCTGACCGAGCTGTCGGCACACGCCTCCCAGGACCCGGCCGTACGGGCCCTGTTGACGCCCTCGAACACCGAACTGGCCCGCAGCGCCGAGGTGTTCCTCGACTGCGCGGGCCAGGCGGGGCGGGCCGCGGCGACCCTGGGCATCCATCGCCAGACGCTCTACTACCGGCTCTCGCGTATCGAGCACCTCACCGGCCTCGACCTGGACCAGGGCGAGGACCGACTGCTGCTGCACATGGCGCTGAAGGCCGCGCGGCTCTGA
- a CDS encoding proline dehydrogenase family protein produces the protein MLGPVILAASRSDKMRKLVSAAPVTKPVVNRFIPGETVEQVVPIIEETVGKGLEVTLDVVGEDITTPEQAAHARDAYLELIERLKELGHGTKAEMSVKLSMFGQALEGGHELALANVRPVVEAAAAIGTTVTLDAEDHTTLDSMFAIHEELRKDFPQTGCVIQAYLFRTEADAKRLAEAGSRVRIVKGAYKEPAEVAYQDKGEIDKAYVRILKVLMEGAGYPMIGSHDPRLIAIGQELARRAGRKLDEYEFQMLYGIRSEEHIRLAAEGHRMRVYTAYGTDWYGYFMRRLAEKPANLLFFVRSMITKN, from the coding sequence GTGCTGGGTCCCGTGATCCTCGCCGCGTCGCGCAGCGACAAGATGCGCAAGCTTGTTTCGGCCGCCCCGGTGACCAAGCCCGTGGTGAACCGCTTCATCCCCGGCGAGACCGTCGAGCAGGTCGTCCCGATCATCGAGGAGACCGTCGGCAAGGGCCTTGAGGTCACCCTCGACGTCGTGGGCGAGGACATCACCACCCCCGAGCAGGCGGCCCACGCGCGCGACGCCTACCTGGAACTCATCGAGCGGCTCAAGGAACTCGGCCACGGCACCAAGGCCGAGATGTCGGTGAAGCTCTCCATGTTCGGCCAGGCGCTGGAGGGCGGCCACGAGCTGGCGCTCGCCAACGTGCGCCCGGTCGTCGAGGCCGCCGCCGCGATTGGCACCACGGTCACCCTGGACGCCGAGGACCACACCACCCTCGACTCGATGTTCGCCATCCACGAGGAGCTGCGGAAGGACTTCCCGCAGACCGGCTGTGTCATCCAGGCCTACCTCTTCCGCACCGAGGCCGACGCCAAGCGGCTTGCCGAGGCGGGCAGCCGGGTGCGCATCGTGAAGGGTGCCTACAAGGAGCCCGCCGAGGTCGCCTACCAGGACAAGGGCGAGATCGACAAGGCGTACGTCCGCATCCTGAAAGTCCTGATGGAGGGCGCGGGCTACCCGATGATCGGGTCCCACGACCCGCGCCTGATAGCCATCGGGCAGGAGCTCGCCCGGCGCGCCGGGCGCAAACTGGACGAGTACGAGTTCCAGATGCTGTACGGCATCCGCAGCGAGGAGCACATCCGGCTCGCGGCCGAGGGCCACCGGATGCGCGTCTACACGGCGTACGGCACCGACTGGTACGGCTACTTCATGCGGCGCCTGGCGGAGAAGCCGGCCAACCTGCTCTTCTTCGTCCGCTCGATGATCACCAAGAACTAG
- a CDS encoding PadR family transcriptional regulator, protein MAADRRSSWLKGVLDLLVLSCLTGGESYGYEISKALASAGLGEIKGGTLYPVLNRLEEAGLAVGEFRAAERGPGRRYYRLTDEGRRALAEQSTAWLEFHSAVKTTLTGTLPGGPA, encoded by the coding sequence ATGGCCGCAGACCGCAGATCCAGCTGGCTCAAGGGCGTCCTTGACCTCCTCGTCCTGTCCTGTCTCACCGGGGGCGAGAGCTACGGGTACGAGATCTCCAAGGCCCTCGCCTCGGCGGGGCTCGGCGAGATCAAGGGCGGGACCCTCTATCCCGTCCTCAATCGCCTTGAGGAGGCGGGCCTCGCCGTCGGCGAGTTCCGGGCCGCCGAGCGCGGGCCGGGGCGCCGCTACTACCGGCTCACGGACGAGGGGCGCAGGGCGCTCGCCGAACAGAGCACCGCGTGGCTGGAGTTCCACTCGGCCGTCAAGACCACACTGACCGGCACACTTCCAGGGGGACCCGCATGA
- a CDS encoding LysR family transcriptional regulator gives MQRLPDMNLLPSLDALLRAGSVAGAATEMRISASAMSRALGRLRRVVGDELLVPSGRGLTLTPRARELQPRVEAALASALAALRPQPELELGVLEREFTLRTNDGVAVMFGPALTERVLREAPGVRLRLLPEGEENPADLRDRIDLDVGQMHDLPHDIRTGRLGEYSYAAVARADGPYADERLTPERFAALPHITVTRRGRVRSVVDERLAELGLARDVLATAPTYTAACFFALRSDALALVPRRFAIEAARAMPLAVLDIPLDLPAYPLVQAWHLRVDTDPAHRWLRGALAEIVTALGPTGGPAGQTAPDAVI, from the coding sequence ATGCAACGACTGCCGGACATGAACCTGCTCCCCTCACTCGACGCCCTGCTGCGGGCCGGAAGCGTGGCCGGGGCCGCCACCGAGATGCGGATCTCCGCGTCCGCGATGAGCCGGGCCCTGGGGCGGCTGCGCCGGGTGGTGGGTGACGAGCTGCTCGTACCGTCGGGGCGCGGGCTGACGCTGACGCCCCGCGCCCGCGAGCTACAGCCGCGCGTGGAGGCGGCCCTGGCGTCCGCTCTGGCCGCCCTGCGCCCGCAGCCCGAGCTCGAACTGGGCGTCCTGGAAAGGGAGTTCACCCTCCGCACCAACGACGGTGTGGCCGTCATGTTCGGCCCGGCGCTGACCGAGCGGGTACTGCGCGAGGCGCCCGGGGTGCGTCTTCGGCTGCTGCCCGAGGGCGAGGAGAACCCGGCCGACCTGCGGGACCGGATCGATCTGGACGTGGGGCAGATGCACGATCTGCCGCACGACATCCGCACCGGCCGGCTGGGCGAGTACTCCTATGCGGCGGTCGCGCGCGCCGACGGGCCGTACGCCGATGAGCGGTTGACCCCCGAGCGGTTCGCCGCGCTCCCCCACATCACGGTCACCCGGCGCGGCCGGGTGCGCAGCGTGGTCGACGAGCGGCTCGCCGAACTCGGCCTGGCCCGCGACGTGTTGGCCACCGCGCCGACGTACACGGCGGCCTGCTTCTTCGCGCTCCGCTCGGACGCGCTCGCGCTGGTGCCGCGGCGGTTCGCGATCGAGGCGGCCCGAGCCATGCCGCTCGCGGTCCTCGACATCCCGCTCGACCTGCCCGCCTACCCCTTGGTGCAGGCCTGGCACCTGCGGGTGGACACCGATCCGGCACACCGGTGGCTGCGGGGCGCGCTCGCGGAGATCGTGACGGCGCTCGGGCCGACGGGAGGGCCGGCCGGGCAGACCGCACCCGACGCCGTCATCTAG
- a CDS encoding FAD-dependent monooxygenase, whose product MTAEITKRSLRVLVAGGGVAGQALAFWLTRGGHQVTVAERFPALRASGAQVDLRGQGIEAVKRMGLLNAVRSQLVDEAGVAFVDARGKPKATIMANTSGKGRQTLTSEYEIMRGDLVRILHDATKDDTEYVFGSSVDGFDQDEHHVTAHFSDGPSGGYDLLVGADGQGSRLRRALLPQGVDPYWRVGIHTAYWFVPRIASDSNIRDTYMVPGGRQIMRRSHNATETQVYFVMREESAEASAIHRAPVEQQQEFWADRFRDAGWQTERFVEGMKTSPFFYSQEIAQVRTDTWFKGRVVLVGDAAHCASPYSGMGISGGLIGAYVLAGEINRHADDLPTALANYDRVLRPFVDEIQAEVNPRLLRVGMPTNQHAISAFQSATALACFFRIPDLVARFSKEDRGGDWQLPDYPVPVAA is encoded by the coding sequence CAGGTGACGGTCGCTGAGCGTTTCCCGGCGCTGCGCGCCTCGGGCGCGCAGGTCGACCTGCGCGGGCAGGGCATCGAGGCGGTCAAACGCATGGGACTGCTGAACGCCGTGCGCAGTCAGCTGGTGGACGAGGCGGGCGTCGCATTCGTCGATGCCCGCGGGAAGCCGAAGGCGACGATCATGGCGAACACCTCCGGCAAGGGCCGCCAGACCCTCACCTCGGAGTACGAGATCATGCGCGGCGACCTGGTCCGCATCCTCCACGACGCGACCAAGGACGACACCGAATACGTCTTCGGCAGCAGCGTCGACGGCTTCGACCAGGACGAGCACCACGTCACCGCCCATTTCTCGGACGGGCCCTCCGGCGGGTACGACCTGCTGGTCGGCGCGGACGGACAGGGCTCACGCCTGCGGCGGGCGCTTCTGCCGCAGGGAGTCGACCCGTACTGGCGCGTCGGCATCCACACGGCCTACTGGTTCGTCCCGCGCATCGCCTCCGACAGCAACATCCGCGACACCTACATGGTCCCGGGCGGCCGCCAGATCATGCGCCGCAGCCACAACGCGACCGAGACCCAGGTGTACTTCGTGATGCGTGAGGAGTCGGCGGAAGCCTCCGCGATCCACCGCGCTCCCGTTGAGCAGCAGCAGGAGTTCTGGGCCGACCGCTTTCGAGATGCCGGCTGGCAGACCGAGCGCTTCGTCGAGGGCATGAAGACGAGCCCGTTCTTCTACTCCCAGGAGATCGCCCAGGTGCGCACCGATACCTGGTTCAAGGGCCGCGTGGTCCTGGTCGGCGACGCCGCGCACTGCGCCTCTCCCTACAGCGGCATGGGCATCTCCGGCGGCTTGATCGGCGCCTACGTCCTGGCCGGTGAGATCAACCGGCACGCCGACGACCTGCCCACCGCACTGGCAAACTATGACCGCGTCCTGCGGCCCTTCGTCGACGAGATCCAGGCCGAGGTGAACCCCCGCCTGCTGCGCGTGGGCATGCCCACGAACCAGCACGCGATCAGCGCTTTCCAGAGCGCTACCGCGCTGGCCTGCTTCTTCCGCATCCCCGACCTGGTAGCGCGGTTCTCGAAGGAGGACCGCGGCGGCGACTGGCAGCTCCCCGACTACCCCGTCCCAGTCGCCGCCTAG